In one Candidatus Methanoperedens sp. genomic region, the following are encoded:
- a CDS encoding sugar phosphate nucleotidyltransferase, with translation MNKEEMKAVILAGGKGTRLKPFTTVFPKPLMPIDDKPIIEIVIRQLKSCGINEIIMAVGHLSELIMAFLGDGSKYGVKIKYSREDIPLGTVGGLGLIKNELKETFLMMNGDVLTTLNYSELVNFHKRNGAVATIALNKRYVKIDFGVVELEESTISKYIEKPSIDYLVSMGVYVFEPRVLEYIKLNTYLDFPDLIKKLISNGETVKGYVYDGYWLDIGRPDDYEKANNEIDSIFNKLGIASVV, from the coding sequence ATGAATAAAGAAGAAATGAAAGCAGTAATACTTGCTGGTGGAAAAGGGACAAGATTAAAACCATTCACAACGGTTTTTCCAAAGCCTTTGATGCCAATTGACGATAAACCAATTATTGAGATTGTTATTCGGCAATTAAAATCTTGTGGTATTAATGAAATTATAATGGCTGTCGGACACCTATCGGAATTGATCATGGCATTTTTGGGGGATGGAAGTAAATATGGTGTTAAAATTAAATATTCAAGAGAGGATATACCTTTAGGTACAGTTGGAGGTTTAGGGCTAATAAAGAATGAGTTAAAAGAAACATTCTTGATGATGAACGGCGATGTTTTAACTACACTCAATTATTCTGAATTAGTCAATTTCCATAAAAGAAATGGAGCTGTTGCAACGATAGCACTTAATAAAAGATATGTTAAAATCGATTTTGGTGTTGTTGAACTTGAGGAAAGTACCATCTCAAAATATATAGAAAAGCCATCGATCGATTATTTAGTAAGCATGGGAGTTTATGTATTCGAACCAAGAGTATTAGAATATATTAAACTAAATACATATCTCGATTTTCCAGATCTCATTAAAAAATTGATCTCTAACGGTGAAACTGTGAAGGGTTATGTTTATGATGGTTATTGGTTAGACATAGGCAGACCAGACGATTATGAAAAGGCAAATAACGAGATAGATAGTATATTTAATAAACTGGGGATAGCATCGGTGGTATAA
- a CDS encoding NAD-dependent epimerase/dehydratase family protein codes for MSKILVTGGAGFIGYHLIKELIQQGKNEIHVVDNLSRGRMDSDFEAFINNSQIEFIHADLTDLQSFSRLDLDYDFIYHLAAVIGVKNVINNPDKVLHVNIVSTLNLFEWVKNNHKHLKKILFSSTSEVYAGTMKHYGVSVPTDETVNLTVEDITSPRTTYGLSKIIGESVCFSYYKKYNIPITIVRYHNVYGPRMGFAHVIPELMIRAYNAKDCLEIYSPNHSRAFCYIDDAVQATIKLAESKDSTGHIVNVGNSENEVTIDILARKIIELINPTLKIRYMDVQEGSTRRRCPNTEKLIKLTQFRPRIPINLGIQLTWNWYKNNVSDIYE; via the coding sequence TTGTGGATAATCTCTCAAGAGGTAGAATGGATTCAGATTTTGAGGCATTTATTAATAATTCTCAAATTGAATTTATACATGCAGACCTTACAGACCTCCAGTCATTTTCCCGTTTAGATTTGGACTATGATTTTATTTATCACTTAGCTGCTGTAATTGGGGTAAAAAATGTCATTAATAACCCAGATAAGGTTCTTCATGTTAATATTGTTTCAACACTTAACCTTTTTGAGTGGGTTAAGAATAATCACAAGCATCTCAAAAAAATTTTATTTTCTTCAACGAGTGAAGTTTATGCAGGTACTATGAAACACTATGGAGTTTCTGTTCCTACTGACGAGACTGTAAATCTCACTGTTGAAGATATAACCTCTCCCAGAACAACATATGGTCTAAGTAAGATAATAGGAGAAAGTGTATGCTTTTCCTATTATAAAAAATATAATATCCCAATAACCATAGTTCGCTATCATAATGTTTATGGTCCTAGAATGGGCTTTGCCCATGTTATTCCTGAGTTAATGATTCGAGCATATAATGCAAAGGATTGTCTTGAAATATATTCACCAAATCATTCCAGGGCCTTCTGCTATATCGACGATGCGGTTCAGGCCACAATTAAACTTGCTGAATCCAAGGACTCTACAGGACATATCGTTAATGTCGGCAACAGTGAAAATGAAGTAACAATTGATATATTAGCAAGAAAAATTATAGAGTTGATCAACCCAACTTTGAAGATAAGATATATGGATGTTCAGGAAGGGTCGACTAGACGTCGATGTCCCAACACCGAAAAACTAATAAAACTTACACAGTTCCGACCCAGGATACCCATTAACTTGGGAATCCAATTGACCTGGAATTGGTATAAAAATAATGTAAGTGATATTTATGAATAA